The following coding sequences are from one Carassius gibelio isolate Cgi1373 ecotype wild population from Czech Republic chromosome B7, carGib1.2-hapl.c, whole genome shotgun sequence window:
- the LOC127962399 gene encoding histone H4, with product MSGRGKGGKGLGKGGAKRHRKVLRDNIQGITKPAIRRLARRGGVKRISGLIYEETRGVLKVFLENVIRDAVTYTEHAKRKTVTAMDVVYALKRQGRTLYGFGG from the coding sequence ATGTCTGGAAGAGGCAAAGGCGGTAAAGGACTCGGGAAAGGAGGCGCTAAGCGTCATCGTAAAGTGCTTCGCGATAACATCCAGGGAATCACCAAACCCgccattcgtcgtctagctcgcCGCGGCGGAGTCAAGCGCATCTCCGGTCTGATCTACGAGGAGACCCGCGGTGTGCTGAAGGTGTTCCTGGAGAACGTGATCCGCGACGCCGTCACCTACACCGAGCACGCCAAGAGAAAGACCGTCACCGCCATGGACGTTGTGTACGCGCTCAAACGACAGGGACGCACCTTGTACGGCTTCGGAGGATAA
- the LOC127962369 gene encoding histone H3-like has product MARTKQTARKSTGGKAPRKQLATKAARKSAPATGGVKKPHRYRPGTVALREIRRYQKSTELLIRKLPFQRLVREIAQDFKTDLRFQSSAVMALQESSEAYLVGLFEDTNLCAIHAKRVTIMPKDIQLARRIRGERA; this is encoded by the coding sequence ATGGCAAGAACCAAGCAGACCGCTCGTAAATCCACCGGTGGTAAAGCCCCGAGGAAGCAGCTCGCTACTAAAGCCGCCCGGAAGAGCGCCCCAGCCACCGGCGGCGTCAAGAAGCCCCACCGTTACAGGCCCGGGACCGTGGCTCTCCGAGAGATCCGCCGCTATCAGAAGTCCACCGAGCTGCTGATCCGCAAACTGCCTTTCCAGCGTCTGGTGCGAGAGATCGCTCAGGATTTCAAGACGGACCTGCGCTTCCAGAGCTCCGCTGTCATGGCCCTGCAGGAGTCCAGCGAGGCTTATCTGGTCGGTCTGTTCGAGGACACCAACCTGTGCGCCATCCACGCCAAGAGAGTCACCATCATGCCCAAAGACATCCAGCTGGCCCGCCGCATCCGCGGAGAGCGCGCTTAA
- the LOC127962383 gene encoding histone H2A-like codes for MSGRGKTGGKARAKAKTRSSRAGLQFPVGRVHRLLRKGNYAERVGAGAPVYLAAVLEYLTAEILELAGNAARDNKKTRIIPRHLQLAVRNDEELNKLLGRVTIAQGGVLPNIQAVLLPKKTEKPAKAK; via the coding sequence atgaGCGGAAGAGGAAAAACCGGTGGCAAAGCGAGAGCGAAGGCCAAGACTCGCTCCTCCAGAGCAGGGCTGCAGTTCCCCGTCGGCCGTGTTCACAGACTTCTCCGCAAAGGGAACTACGCAGAGCGCGTCGGTGCCGGAGCTCCCGTCTATCTGGCGGCTGTGCTCGAGTATCTGACCGCTGAGATCCTGGAGTTGGCTGGAAACGCCGCGAGAGACAACAAGAAGACCCGCATCATTCCCCGTCACCTGCAGCTGGCGGTGCGCAATGATGAGGAGCTCAACAAACTCCTGGGTCGAGTGACCATCGCTCAGGGCGGCGTGCTGCCCAACATCCAGGCCGTGCTGCTGCCCAAGAAGACCGAGAAACCCGCCAAAGCCAAGTAA
- the LOC127962361 gene encoding histone H1-like has protein sequence MAETAPAAAAPPAKAPKKKSAAKAKKAGPGVSELILKAVSASKERSGVSLAALKKALAAGGYDVEKNNSRVKLALKSLVTKGALLQVKGTGASGSFKISKKQTETKKKAAPKAKKPAAKKPAAAKKPKSAAAKKPAAKKSPKKAKKPAAAKKATKSPKKATKSPKKAKKPAAPKKAAKSPKKAKTAKPKTAKPKAAKPKKAAPKKK, from the coding sequence ATGGCAGAAACCGCTCCAGCAGCCGCCGCTCCGCCGGCCAAAGCGCCCAAGAAGAAGTCCGCCGCCAAAGCCAAGAAAGCAGGTCCCGGCGTCAGTGAGCTGATCCTCAAAGCCGTGTCCGCGTCCAAGGAGAGGAGCGGAGTGTCCCTCGCCGCCCTGAAGAAAGCTCTCGCCGCCGGCGGCTACGACGTGGAGAAGAACAACTCCCGCGTCAAGCTCGCCCTCAAGAGCCTGGTGACTAAAGGCGCCCTGCTGCAGGTCAAAGGGACCGGCGCCTCCGGCTCCTTCAAGATCAGCAAGAAGCAGACCGAGACCAAGAAGAAAGCGGCTCCTAAAGCCAAGAAGCCCGCGGCCAAGAAACCCGCTGCTGCCAAGAAGCCCAAGAGCGCAGCTGCAAAGAAGCCCGCCGCTAAGAAATCCCCCAAGAAGGCCAAGAAACCCGCCGCCGCTAAGAAGGCCACAAAAAGCCCCAAGAAGGCGACGAAGAGCCCCAAGAAAGCGAAGAAGCCCGCGGCGCCCAAGAAAGCAGCCAAGAGCCCCAAAAAGGCGAAGACCGCCAAACCCAAGACGGCAAAGCCTAAAGCTGCCAAGCCTAAAAAGGCAGCTCCCAAGAAGAAATAA
- the LOC127962402 gene encoding histone H4: MSGRGKGGKGLGKGGAKRHRKVLRDNIQGITKPAIRRLARRGGVKRISGLIYEETRGVLKVFLENVIRDAVTYTEHAKRKTVTAMDVVYALKRQGRTLYGFGG, translated from the coding sequence ATGTCTGGAAGAGGCAAAGGCGGTAAAGGACTCGGAAAAGGAGGCGCTAAGCGTCACCGTAAGGTGCTGCGCGATAACATCCAGGGAATCACCAAACCCGCCATTCGTCGTCTAGCCCGCCGCGGCGGAGTCAAGCGCATCTCCGGTCTGATCTACGAGGAGACCCGCGGTGTGCTGAAGGTGTTCCTGGAGAACGTGATCCGCGACGCCGTCACCTACACCGAGCACGCCAAGAGAAAGACCGTCACCGCCATGGACGTTGTGTACGCGCTCAAACGACAGGGACGCACCTTGTACGGCTTCGGAGGATAA
- the LOC127962395 gene encoding histone H2B, translating to MPEPAKSAPKKGSKKAVTKTAAKGGKKRRKSRKESYAIYVYKVLKQVHPDTGISSKAMGIMNSFVNDIFERIAGESSRLAHYNKRSTITSREIQTAVRLLLPGELAKHAVSEGTKAVTKYTSSK from the coding sequence ATGCCTGAACCAGCGAAGTCCGCGCCGAAGAAAGGCTCCAAGAAGGCCGTCACTAAGACCGCCGCGAAAGGAGGAAAGAAGCGCAGAAAGTCCAGGAAGGAGAGCTACGCCATCTACGTGTACAAAGTGCTGAAGCAGGTTCATCCTGACACCGGGATCTCTTCGAAGGCGATGGGCATCATGAACTCTTTCGTCAACGATATCTTCGAGCGCATCGCCGGTGAGTCGTCTCGTCTCGCTCACTACAACAAGCGCTCCACCATCACTTCCCGAGAGATCCAGACCGCCGTGCGTCTGCTGCTGCCCGGGGAGCTGGCCAAACACGCCGTGTCCGAAGGCACCAAGGCCGTCACCAAGTACACCAGCTCCAAGTAG